In the Schistocerca gregaria isolate iqSchGreg1 chromosome 6, iqSchGreg1.2, whole genome shotgun sequence genome, one interval contains:
- the LOC126277903 gene encoding uncharacterized protein LOC126277903, with protein sequence MKVTLSRGMAAAQRRKAELAQSLSQRRVNKSKNTSESSSDLLTEEYDELKRNYRSMQEENLKLQAIITDVTQVNKRWQRYNNDRQVYVDKLLTTIKEQQEQMNKISEDSAVNLNKQNSAGSEIENLRQKNLELREEVHHLRKELDEKEREGAALRVQAQVHRDDWEAERAEKIAALQQREQAEKRVEELKMDLRNLSHKLREERLRSPFQCPSCGHCIPLEDTAIAPKPVEPCKRKGSLIARGCYMTSDDDMYLTCDKVASRNPSSALVKDSNTEDSGSREEICETTETLKNSFPEDSPCTSFSVVSGEGAVTLGFSSSGLASVTSFPVRTYSPTAASGASRKSTPYRSGSPPSVQRHSRRSSQSCTPVSTQEDEDEDGGIATQTRMDIICPGCSAVFPPGHHIDFLDHFELCQQQKPPISDELEEPKTVLKCPKCSRTFPSCQQINFLDHFDQCKWPERRFVEQDTANNGCMSR encoded by the exons AATACCTCTGAAAGCAGTTCCGACCTTTTGACCGAAGAATACGACGAACTGAAGAGGAATTATCGGTCAATGCAAGAGGAAAATTTGAAGTTGCAAGCTATCATAACGGAC GTAACACAGGTGAACAAACGGTGGCAGCGATATAATAACGATCGTCAAGTGTATGTAGACAAACTTTTGACAACCATAAaagaacaacaagaacaaatgaATAAGATATCTGAGGACTCAGCTGTCAACTTGAACAAACAG AACTCAGCTGGCAGTGAAATTGAGAATCTGAGACAAAAAAATCTGGAACTGAGAGAAGAGGTTCACCATTTGAGGAAAGAGCTTGATGAGAAAGAACGAGAAGGAGCTGCTCTGAGGGTACAGGCGCAGGTCCATCGCGATGACTGGGAAGCAGAGCGTGCAGAGAAAATTGCTGCCCTGCAGCAACGCGAACAAGCAGAGAAGCGTGTAGAAGAATTGAAAATGGACTTACGGAATCTTTCACACAAG TTAAGAGAAGAACGCTTGCGCAGTCCATTCCAGTGCCCAAGCTGTGGGCACTGTATTCCTTTAGAGGATACAGCAATAGCTCCTAAACCTGTGGAACCATGCAAAAGAAAG GGATCCTTGATAGCGCGAGGTTGTTACATGACATCAGATGATGATATGTACCTCACCTGTGACAAAGTTGCCAGCAGAAATCCATCATCTGCACTGGTCAAAGATTCAAATACAGAAGACTCTGGCAGTAGGGAAGAAATCTGTGAAACAACTGAAACGCTTAAAAATAGTTTTCCTGAAGATTCTCCATGCACAAGCTTCTCAGTTGTATCTGGTGAAGGTGCTGTGACATTGGGGTTCAGCAGTTCTGGGTTGGCTTCCGTTACTTCTTTCCCTGTACGTACATATTCTCCAACGGCAGCAAGTGGAGCATCAAGGAAAAGTACTCCATACCGAAGTGGTTCTCCTCCCTCAGTTCAACGGCACTCAAGAAGGTCTTCACAATCATGTACCCCAGTCTCGAcacaagaagatgaagatgaagatggtgGCATAGCAACACAAACTCGTATGGACATAATTTGCCCTGGGTGTAGTGCTGTATTCCCACCTGGTCACCACATAGACTTCTTAGACCACTTCGAACTCTGCCAACAGCAGAAACCTCCAATCAGTGATGAGCTAGAAGAGCCAAAAACTGTGCTAAAATGTCCAAAATGTAGTCGGACTTTTCCATCTTGTCAACAGATTAACTTCTTAGATCATTTTGATCAATGTAAGTGGCCAGAAAGGAGGTTTGTTGAGCAGGATACAGCAAACAATGGCTGTATGAGCAGGTGA